The genomic segment CTCCGTAACCCACGGTAGTAAACGTAATAATGGCCCACCACATAGCACGTGGAATACTGCCAAAAGCTTCAGGCTGAACCTCGCGCTCAGCAAAATACAGCAATGTGGATGAGGCTAATATCATACCGACCGCAATAATAATGCTGACAGTGAGCTCGTAGCGACGCAGCATAATCGCTTTAAATACATGCTGTACCGCGCGCGCTAATTGACCATAGCGGGCCAGTCGGAGAACCCGAAACAGGCGTACAAACCGCAGCAGCAGTGATTCAGAGCTGGACACTCCCAACAGCAGCGGCAAACAGGCGATTAAGTCGAGTAGCGCAGCCGGGGTAAACGCGTATTTAGCCCGCCCCAAGAAAGGTTGGCGATAGCGACGATCTTCGACACAAACCCAAAGCCTTGCCAGATATTCACAGAAAAATAACCCACTGAAAAAAACTTCCAGAGCGCGAATTAGACGCTCATGCCCCCGACTAATACTGGGTTCAGTCTCCACAATAGCGCCAACCATGGACAACAGGATTAATCCGCAAATGGCGAGATTCACCGGTGAGATCCCGAAGGGCCAGGCACGAGGCTCGAGAGAAATATAAACCTTGCGCCTCGGCGTCATGCTACGGGACCGCTTAACCACAGCGTGATTCTCCCCGGACTGCTCGCGTTAAAACGGACACGCACACTCCCCCTCAATCACTTCGCCACTACCCGGCGCCTTAAAACGCAACCGCGTAGCATGCAGCAACA from the Gilvimarinus sp. DA14 genome contains:
- a CDS encoding ion transporter, whose translation is MVKRSRSMTPRRKVYISLEPRAWPFGISPVNLAICGLILLSMVGAIVETEPSISRGHERLIRALEVFFSGLFFCEYLARLWVCVEDRRYRQPFLGRAKYAFTPAALLDLIACLPLLLGVSSSESLLLRFVRLFRVLRLARYGQLARAVQHVFKAIMLRRYELTVSIIIAVGMILASSTLLYFAEREVQPEAFGSIPRAMWWAIITFTTVGYGDVYPITQWGRVFAALTALSSIGLIAMPTGILASAFSDAMRRGRDEIVTHTKHNKIIK